In Labrus bergylta chromosome 1, fLabBer1.1, whole genome shotgun sequence, one genomic interval encodes:
- the fip1l1b gene encoding pre-mRNA 3'-end-processing factor FIP1 isoform X3, with protein sequence MSAEEADKTGTADASAGDEEEEWLYGDESESKDEDEEVKPNAASDAPADASTEDATEHATGNGVASEATGEAAGEDVDSDSDSDDDDDDVRVTIGDIKTGAPQYTTYGAPPVNLNIKTTGSRPYGQAKLKGVDLDAPGNINGVPVLEADMESFEEKPWRKPGADLSDYFNYGFNEDTWKAYCEKQKRLRMGLEVSTLGSVTSKITVQQGRTGNEKDMSILPVHTSKPDFTSPVNMYKSSVSQVTRISPPQWPGPPIQDMSYYTKTSGTIDVIGGQTATISRVEGRRRHNLEGNNIQVISEQSDSEPAPAKIPTFFPPGPLPPNIPPPPFLPPPPNVSTAPPLIPPPRLPITVPPPGFPPPPSGPPPAMIPTMDSGHPGGYDGRSVPPYPFPQGGYPPPMTGGPPPWPPMMDNSKPWENYYRRDDNKREKERERPRERTHEREREREHSPSAMGYTSEEERYRYREYQERAYGERHRDRASREKEDRHRERRHREKEEGRHKSSRSSSSRRRHDSEEGDSHRRHKHKKSKRSKEGKEASEEISADQENQEAME encoded by the exons TGCACCCGCCGATGCGTCAACAGAAGATGCCACTGAGCACGCTACAGGAAACGGCGTTGCCTCCGAG gccacagggGAAGCAGCAGGTGAGGATGTGGACAGTGACAGCGACAgtgatgatgacgacgatgacGTCCGTGTCACCATCGGAGACATAAAAACTGGAGCGCCACAATACAC aaCGTACGGAGCGCCACCCGTCAATCTCAACATAAAGACGACAGGCTCAAGACCGTATGGACAAG CCAAGCTGAAGGGAGTGGATCTGGACGCCCCTGGAAACATTAACGGCGTTCCAGTGCTGGAGGCCGACATGGAGTCGTTTGAGGAGAAACCCTGGAGGAAGCCAG gAGCGGATCTGTCTGATTACTTTAACTACGGCTTCAATGAGGACACGTGGAAggcttactgtgagaaacagaaGAGGCTGCGCATGGGCCTGGAGGTCTCCACTCTCGGCTCAGTGACGAGCAAGATCACA gtTCAGCAGGGTAGGACAGGCAATGAGAAGGACATGTCCATTTTACCTGTTCACACCTCCAAGCCAGACTTTACATCTCCTGTCAACATGTACAAGTCTTCTGTCAGTCAGGTCACCAG GATCTCCCCCCCTCAGTGGCCTGGCCCGCCTATCCAGGACATGTCCTATTATAC GAAGACGAGCGGTACGATCGACGTGATCGGAGGACAGACGGCCACCATCAGCCGGGTTGAAGGGCGCCGCAGACACAACCTAGAGGGCAACAACATCCAG GTGATCTCAGAACAATCAGACTCTGAGCCGGCTCCAGCTAAGATACCCACCTTCTTCCCTCCCGGACCCCTCCCTCCAAACATACCCCCGCCTCCTTTCCTCCCACCGCCACCCAACGTCAGCACTGCGCCGCCCCTCATCCCCCCACCCA GGTTGCCCATTACTGTCCCACCTCCTGGTTTTCCTCCTCCACCTAGTGGGCCCCCTCCCGCGATGATCCCCACTATGGACAG TGGCCACCCTGGAGGTTATGACGGACGCTCAGTCCCTCCCTACCCGTTCCCTCAAG GTGGATACCCTCCGCCCATGACTGGAGGTCCTCCTCCCTGGCCGCCCATGATGGACAACTCAAAACCCTGGGAAAACTACTACAGACGAGACgacaacaagagagaaaaggaaagagagaggccACGAGAGAGGACACatgagcgggagagagagagggagcacagCCCGTCAGCCATGGGCTACACCAG CGAGGAGGAGCGATATCGTTACCGCGAGTACCAGGAGCGAGCTTACGGAGAGAGACATCGGGACCGGGCCAGCCGGGAGAAagaggacagacacagagagaggcgGCACcgagagaaagaagaggggcGCCACAAGTCCTCCCGCAG CAGCAGTAGCAGGAGGAGGCATGACAGCGAGGAGGGCGACAGCCacaggagacacaaacacaagaagagcAAAAGGAGCAAGGAGGGCAAAGAGGCCAGCGAGGAAATCAGCGCAGACCAAGAGAACCAGGAGGCCATGGAGTAG
- the LOC109992782 gene encoding uncharacterized protein yields MKTCTAVVFLSLLSLGRSAPQTSCDSLVKPITISNEEMLGKWLYFGGSSDIPGSRSLAHLMTSVWLDITATSQSNVLNLVQTQKIVDECSSFTYNVTFENSTMLIEKPFYLKEVYLPTDCSDCLSVYEEIISGTDTFKSLLLFSKSNNVSSAAVEMLKTQAVCLKMPSPIMTETEEEICPVNLAPSEGLSALNELLEAKMGHRLARFLDTIFDLFVN; encoded by the exons ATGAAGACGTGCACTGCTGTTGTGTTCCTGAGTCTTCTCTCATTGGGACGCTCCGCTCCTCAGACCAGCTGTGACAGTCTGGTTAAACCCATAACTATCAGCAATGAAGAA aTGTTGGGGAAGTGGCTGTACTTCGGAGGGAGCTCTGACATCCCAGGAAGTCGCTCCCTGGCTCACCTGATGACCAGCGTCTGGCTGGACATCACTGCAACCTCCCAGAGCAACGTCCTGAATCTTGTCCAGactcagaaaat TGTCGACGAATGTTCGAGTTTCACATACAACGTGACTTTTGAAAACAGCACAATGCTAATTG AGAAACCGTTCTACCTGAAAGAAGTCTACCTGCCGACTGACtgctctgactgtctgtctgtgtatgaaGAAATCATCTCTGGCACGGACACTTTCAAAAGTCTTCTCCTTTTCA GCAAGAGCAACAACGTCTCGTCTGCTGCTGTAGAAATGTTGAAGACACAAGCAGTGTGTCTCAAGATGCCGTCACCCATAATGACAGAAACCGAAGAAG AAATCTGCCCAGTCAACCTCGCACCCTCAGAGGGGCTCAGTGCCCTAAACGAGTTATTAGAGGCCAAGATGGGACATCGACTCGCAAGATTCCTTGATactatatttgatttatttgtgaaCTGA
- the fip1l1b gene encoding pre-mRNA 3'-end-processing factor FIP1 isoform X2, whose product MSAEEADKTGTADASAGDEEEEWLYGDESESKDEDEEVKPNAASDAPADASTEDATEHATGNGVASEATGEAAGEDVDSDSDSDDDDDDVRVTIGDIKTGAPQYTTYGAPPVNLNIKTTGSRPYGQAKLKGVDLDAPGNINGVPVLEADMESFEEKPWRKPGADLSDYFNYGFNEDTWKAYCEKQKRLRMGLEVSTLGSVTSKITVQQGRTGNEKDMSILPVHTSKPDFTSPVNMYKSSVSQVTRISPPQWPGPPIQDMSYYTKTSGTIDVIGGQTATISRVEGRRRHNLEGNNIQVISEQSDSEPAPAKIPTFFPPGPLPPNIPPPPFLPPPPNVSTAPPLIPPPIFTVPCLSSRAGLPITVPPPGFPPPPSGPPPAMIPTMDSGHPGGYDGRSVPPYPFPQGGYPPPMTGGPPPWPPMMDNSKPWENYYRRDDNKREKERERPRERTHEREREREHSPSAMGYTSEEERYRYREYQERAYGERHRDRASREKEDRHRERRHREKEEGRHKSSRSSSRRRHDSEEGDSHRRHKHKKSKRSKEGKEASEEISADQENQEAME is encoded by the exons TGCACCCGCCGATGCGTCAACAGAAGATGCCACTGAGCACGCTACAGGAAACGGCGTTGCCTCCGAG gccacagggGAAGCAGCAGGTGAGGATGTGGACAGTGACAGCGACAgtgatgatgacgacgatgacGTCCGTGTCACCATCGGAGACATAAAAACTGGAGCGCCACAATACAC aaCGTACGGAGCGCCACCCGTCAATCTCAACATAAAGACGACAGGCTCAAGACCGTATGGACAAG CCAAGCTGAAGGGAGTGGATCTGGACGCCCCTGGAAACATTAACGGCGTTCCAGTGCTGGAGGCCGACATGGAGTCGTTTGAGGAGAAACCCTGGAGGAAGCCAG gAGCGGATCTGTCTGATTACTTTAACTACGGCTTCAATGAGGACACGTGGAAggcttactgtgagaaacagaaGAGGCTGCGCATGGGCCTGGAGGTCTCCACTCTCGGCTCAGTGACGAGCAAGATCACA gtTCAGCAGGGTAGGACAGGCAATGAGAAGGACATGTCCATTTTACCTGTTCACACCTCCAAGCCAGACTTTACATCTCCTGTCAACATGTACAAGTCTTCTGTCAGTCAGGTCACCAG GATCTCCCCCCCTCAGTGGCCTGGCCCGCCTATCCAGGACATGTCCTATTATAC GAAGACGAGCGGTACGATCGACGTGATCGGAGGACAGACGGCCACCATCAGCCGGGTTGAAGGGCGCCGCAGACACAACCTAGAGGGCAACAACATCCAG GTGATCTCAGAACAATCAGACTCTGAGCCGGCTCCAGCTAAGATACCCACCTTCTTCCCTCCCGGACCCCTCCCTCCAAACATACCCCCGCCTCCTTTCCTCCCACCGCCACCCAACGTCAGCACTGCGCCGCCCCTCATCCCCCCACCCA TATTTACTGTTCCATGTCTTTCCTCTCGTGCAGGGTTGCCCATTACTGTCCCACCTCCTGGTTTTCCTCCTCCACCTAGTGGGCCCCCTCCCGCGATGATCCCCACTATGGACAG TGGCCACCCTGGAGGTTATGACGGACGCTCAGTCCCTCCCTACCCGTTCCCTCAAG GTGGATACCCTCCGCCCATGACTGGAGGTCCTCCTCCCTGGCCGCCCATGATGGACAACTCAAAACCCTGGGAAAACTACTACAGACGAGACgacaacaagagagaaaaggaaagagagaggccACGAGAGAGGACACatgagcgggagagagagagggagcacagCCCGTCAGCCATGGGCTACACCAG CGAGGAGGAGCGATATCGTTACCGCGAGTACCAGGAGCGAGCTTACGGAGAGAGACATCGGGACCGGGCCAGCCGGGAGAAagaggacagacacagagagaggcgGCACcgagagaaagaagaggggcGCCACAAGTCCTCCCGCAG CAGTAGCAGGAGGAGGCATGACAGCGAGGAGGGCGACAGCCacaggagacacaaacacaagaagagcAAAAGGAGCAAGGAGGGCAAAGAGGCCAGCGAGGAAATCAGCGCAGACCAAGAGAACCAGGAGGCCATGGAGTAG
- the fip1l1b gene encoding pre-mRNA 3'-end-processing factor FIP1 isoform X4 produces the protein MSAEEADKTGTADASAGDEEEEWLYGDESESKDEDEEVKPNAASDAPADASTEDATEHATGNGVASEATGEAAGEDVDSDSDSDDDDDDVRVTIGDIKTGAPQYTTYGAPPVNLNIKTTGSRPYGQAKLKGVDLDAPGNINGVPVLEADMESFEEKPWRKPGADLSDYFNYGFNEDTWKAYCEKQKRLRMGLEVSTLGSVTSKITVQQGRTGNEKDMSILPVHTSKPDFTSPVNMYKSSVSQVTRISPPQWPGPPIQDMSYYTKTSGTIDVIGGQTATISRVEGRRRHNLEGNNIQVISEQSDSEPAPAKIPTFFPPGPLPPNIPPPPFLPPPPNVSTAPPLIPPPRLPITVPPPGFPPPPSGPPPAMIPTMDSGHPGGYDGRSVPPYPFPQGGYPPPMTGGPPPWPPMMDNSKPWENYYRRDDNKREKERERPRERTHEREREREHSPSAMGYTSEEERYRYREYQERAYGERHRDRASREKEDRHRERRHREKEEGRHKSSRSSSRRRHDSEEGDSHRRHKHKKSKRSKEGKEASEEISADQENQEAME, from the exons TGCACCCGCCGATGCGTCAACAGAAGATGCCACTGAGCACGCTACAGGAAACGGCGTTGCCTCCGAG gccacagggGAAGCAGCAGGTGAGGATGTGGACAGTGACAGCGACAgtgatgatgacgacgatgacGTCCGTGTCACCATCGGAGACATAAAAACTGGAGCGCCACAATACAC aaCGTACGGAGCGCCACCCGTCAATCTCAACATAAAGACGACAGGCTCAAGACCGTATGGACAAG CCAAGCTGAAGGGAGTGGATCTGGACGCCCCTGGAAACATTAACGGCGTTCCAGTGCTGGAGGCCGACATGGAGTCGTTTGAGGAGAAACCCTGGAGGAAGCCAG gAGCGGATCTGTCTGATTACTTTAACTACGGCTTCAATGAGGACACGTGGAAggcttactgtgagaaacagaaGAGGCTGCGCATGGGCCTGGAGGTCTCCACTCTCGGCTCAGTGACGAGCAAGATCACA gtTCAGCAGGGTAGGACAGGCAATGAGAAGGACATGTCCATTTTACCTGTTCACACCTCCAAGCCAGACTTTACATCTCCTGTCAACATGTACAAGTCTTCTGTCAGTCAGGTCACCAG GATCTCCCCCCCTCAGTGGCCTGGCCCGCCTATCCAGGACATGTCCTATTATAC GAAGACGAGCGGTACGATCGACGTGATCGGAGGACAGACGGCCACCATCAGCCGGGTTGAAGGGCGCCGCAGACACAACCTAGAGGGCAACAACATCCAG GTGATCTCAGAACAATCAGACTCTGAGCCGGCTCCAGCTAAGATACCCACCTTCTTCCCTCCCGGACCCCTCCCTCCAAACATACCCCCGCCTCCTTTCCTCCCACCGCCACCCAACGTCAGCACTGCGCCGCCCCTCATCCCCCCACCCA GGTTGCCCATTACTGTCCCACCTCCTGGTTTTCCTCCTCCACCTAGTGGGCCCCCTCCCGCGATGATCCCCACTATGGACAG TGGCCACCCTGGAGGTTATGACGGACGCTCAGTCCCTCCCTACCCGTTCCCTCAAG GTGGATACCCTCCGCCCATGACTGGAGGTCCTCCTCCCTGGCCGCCCATGATGGACAACTCAAAACCCTGGGAAAACTACTACAGACGAGACgacaacaagagagaaaaggaaagagagaggccACGAGAGAGGACACatgagcgggagagagagagggagcacagCCCGTCAGCCATGGGCTACACCAG CGAGGAGGAGCGATATCGTTACCGCGAGTACCAGGAGCGAGCTTACGGAGAGAGACATCGGGACCGGGCCAGCCGGGAGAAagaggacagacacagagagaggcgGCACcgagagaaagaagaggggcGCCACAAGTCCTCCCGCAG CAGTAGCAGGAGGAGGCATGACAGCGAGGAGGGCGACAGCCacaggagacacaaacacaagaagagcAAAAGGAGCAAGGAGGGCAAAGAGGCCAGCGAGGAAATCAGCGCAGACCAAGAGAACCAGGAGGCCATGGAGTAG
- the fip1l1b gene encoding pre-mRNA 3'-end-processing factor FIP1 isoform X1: MSAEEADKTGTADASAGDEEEEWLYGDESESKDEDEEVKPNAASDAPADASTEDATEHATGNGVASEATGEAAGEDVDSDSDSDDDDDDVRVTIGDIKTGAPQYTTYGAPPVNLNIKTTGSRPYGQAKLKGVDLDAPGNINGVPVLEADMESFEEKPWRKPGADLSDYFNYGFNEDTWKAYCEKQKRLRMGLEVSTLGSVTSKITVQQGRTGNEKDMSILPVHTSKPDFTSPVNMYKSSVSQVTRISPPQWPGPPIQDMSYYTKTSGTIDVIGGQTATISRVEGRRRHNLEGNNIQVISEQSDSEPAPAKIPTFFPPGPLPPNIPPPPFLPPPPNVSTAPPLIPPPIFTVPCLSSRAGLPITVPPPGFPPPPSGPPPAMIPTMDSGHPGGYDGRSVPPYPFPQGGYPPPMTGGPPPWPPMMDNSKPWENYYRRDDNKREKERERPRERTHEREREREHSPSAMGYTSEEERYRYREYQERAYGERHRDRASREKEDRHRERRHREKEEGRHKSSRSSSSRRRHDSEEGDSHRRHKHKKSKRSKEGKEASEEISADQENQEAME; the protein is encoded by the exons TGCACCCGCCGATGCGTCAACAGAAGATGCCACTGAGCACGCTACAGGAAACGGCGTTGCCTCCGAG gccacagggGAAGCAGCAGGTGAGGATGTGGACAGTGACAGCGACAgtgatgatgacgacgatgacGTCCGTGTCACCATCGGAGACATAAAAACTGGAGCGCCACAATACAC aaCGTACGGAGCGCCACCCGTCAATCTCAACATAAAGACGACAGGCTCAAGACCGTATGGACAAG CCAAGCTGAAGGGAGTGGATCTGGACGCCCCTGGAAACATTAACGGCGTTCCAGTGCTGGAGGCCGACATGGAGTCGTTTGAGGAGAAACCCTGGAGGAAGCCAG gAGCGGATCTGTCTGATTACTTTAACTACGGCTTCAATGAGGACACGTGGAAggcttactgtgagaaacagaaGAGGCTGCGCATGGGCCTGGAGGTCTCCACTCTCGGCTCAGTGACGAGCAAGATCACA gtTCAGCAGGGTAGGACAGGCAATGAGAAGGACATGTCCATTTTACCTGTTCACACCTCCAAGCCAGACTTTACATCTCCTGTCAACATGTACAAGTCTTCTGTCAGTCAGGTCACCAG GATCTCCCCCCCTCAGTGGCCTGGCCCGCCTATCCAGGACATGTCCTATTATAC GAAGACGAGCGGTACGATCGACGTGATCGGAGGACAGACGGCCACCATCAGCCGGGTTGAAGGGCGCCGCAGACACAACCTAGAGGGCAACAACATCCAG GTGATCTCAGAACAATCAGACTCTGAGCCGGCTCCAGCTAAGATACCCACCTTCTTCCCTCCCGGACCCCTCCCTCCAAACATACCCCCGCCTCCTTTCCTCCCACCGCCACCCAACGTCAGCACTGCGCCGCCCCTCATCCCCCCACCCA TATTTACTGTTCCATGTCTTTCCTCTCGTGCAGGGTTGCCCATTACTGTCCCACCTCCTGGTTTTCCTCCTCCACCTAGTGGGCCCCCTCCCGCGATGATCCCCACTATGGACAG TGGCCACCCTGGAGGTTATGACGGACGCTCAGTCCCTCCCTACCCGTTCCCTCAAG GTGGATACCCTCCGCCCATGACTGGAGGTCCTCCTCCCTGGCCGCCCATGATGGACAACTCAAAACCCTGGGAAAACTACTACAGACGAGACgacaacaagagagaaaaggaaagagagaggccACGAGAGAGGACACatgagcgggagagagagagggagcacagCCCGTCAGCCATGGGCTACACCAG CGAGGAGGAGCGATATCGTTACCGCGAGTACCAGGAGCGAGCTTACGGAGAGAGACATCGGGACCGGGCCAGCCGGGAGAAagaggacagacacagagagaggcgGCACcgagagaaagaagaggggcGCCACAAGTCCTCCCGCAG CAGCAGTAGCAGGAGGAGGCATGACAGCGAGGAGGGCGACAGCCacaggagacacaaacacaagaagagcAAAAGGAGCAAGGAGGGCAAAGAGGCCAGCGAGGAAATCAGCGCAGACCAAGAGAACCAGGAGGCCATGGAGTAG